The proteins below come from a single Leptidea sinapis chromosome Z, ilLepSina1.1, whole genome shotgun sequence genomic window:
- the LOC126978922 gene encoding proton-coupled amino acid transporter-like protein CG1139, translated as MSDKFVRGRATRRQTVVTLYNTCKLKRVPLLTYPEAVKVSIGRGPSWMHWVSNPGAIAVDVFVIVYQLGVCCVYIVFIGDNLKKLCDAYVNYTVEIYMLMILLPLIMLNMIPNLKLLAPLSGVANIMAALSIIFIAYFLLSGKKSNQPLDYWGTLPNFPLFFGTIVFALTSVGVVVAISTNMKTPKQFWVTCGVLDVGMIIIVLFFLSVGILGYMFCVSECSDAITLDLPKNNGLASAAVILYTISIFISYALNCYVPVDIIWRNYLGPALERRSVTKLRLCEYLLRIILCLFTFVLAVSIPRLGLFISLFGALCLSALGFCFPAIMEACMEFARPERLARKFIFAKDIFIFIVGLIGLTTGTYSAIEGIINSFR; from the exons ATGTCCGACAAATTCGTGCGCGGCCGTGCCACGAGGAGACAGACG GTGGTGACCCTGTACAACACCTGCAAGTTAAAAAGGGTCCCATTACTAACGTATCCGGAGGCAGTAAAGGTTTCGATTGGTCGCGGTCCCAGCTGGATGCACTGGGTGAGCAATCCCGGTGCAATAGCCGTAGACGTGTTTGTCATCGTCTACCAACTCGGCGTCTGCTGTGTTTATATCGTCTTCATTGGAGACAACCTCAAGaag CTGTGCGACGCGTATGTAAACTACACGGTTGAGATTTATATGCTTATGATTCTGCTACCGCTTATAATGCTCAACATGATACCAAACCTCAAGCTGTTAGCCCCACTCTCTGGAGTCGCCAACATAATGGCTGCGCTAAGCATTATCTTTATAGCTTACTTCCTCCTCAGTGGCAAGAAATCTAACCAACCTCTAGACTACTGGGGTACATTGCCAAACTTCCCATTATTTTTTGGAACTATAGTATTTGCACTTACTTCTGTTGGTGTG GTGGTTGCGATATCGACCAATATGAAAACGCCCAAACAGTTTTGGGTTACTTGTGGGGTCCTGGACGTTGGCATGATTATAATCGTACTGTTTTTCTTGAGTGTTGGTATATTGGGATATATGTTTTGTGTGTCTGAGTGCAGTGATGCTATAACACTTGATCTACCTAAGAATAATGG ATTGGCCTCTGCAGCAGTAATTCTATACACTATATCAATCTTCATCAGCTACGCGCTAAACTGTTACGTGCCAGTTGACATTATCTGGAGAAACTACTTGGGGCCAGCCCTGGAGCGTAGATCGGTCACCAAGCTTAGACTATGCGAGTACTTACTACGTATTATTCTGTGTCTCTTTACTT TTGTGCTGGCTGTTTCTATACCGCGATTAGGACTATTTATCTCGCTATTTGGAGCGCTTTGTCTTTCTGCACTGGGATTCTGTTTTCCAGCGATAATGGAGGCATGTATGGAGTTTGCACGACCGGAACGCTTGGCTCGTAAATTTATCTTCGCAAAGGATATCTTCATATTTATCGTTGGTCTCATCGGGCTCACTACAGGAACCTATAGCGCTATAGAGGGCATTATTAATTCTTTTCGATAA
- the LOC126979053 gene encoding proton-coupled amino acid transporter-like protein CG1139 isoform X1, giving the protein MGYEHSDEDGAHGAGDETCLGEGLRHSKDTSTDANSQQVKQSLQISGEGKGGHYTNMFVYEFMAGIVDTIAGDEEDFDPHLHRKVDKPTSYSDTMIHLLKGSIGAGVLAMPNAFSRMGVFGGIAGIIIVGIFAIASIQLLIATQYTLCKRHRRGYIAYPRSMFMALQDGPAWLRWASSPLYYFVDFVLIMWQLGICCIYCVFVAENVKQVFDYYNQEVSLRIHLCYLLIPLTILGLVKDLKLMTPLSTLANAVTILGFLLVLFYLVEDDVVLDNEKMNLKSLGDVPVFLGIALFALEAVGVVLALEYNMEQPKRFVGLCGLFNRGMVIILLLYIAMGVFGYLKYGDDIKASITLNLPQEQKKAQAAKLTFALSIFLSFPLQNFVAYSILWRKVKKKFRETNSSRLIILDYILRILLVIIPWSVAVMVPQLGPFIALFGAFCLSLLSMVFPGLMDACVWYPNEYGFCQYKLLRDVIIILVGMACLISGCYTSILEIIEEL; this is encoded by the exons ATGGGTTACGAGCATTCCGACGAGGATGGTGCACACGGTGCCGGTGATGAGACCTGCCTTGGCGAAGGCTTGCGGCATAGCAAGGATACCAGTACCGATGCCAACTCGCAGCAAGTGAAACAAAGTCTCCAGATTTCTGGCGAG GGTAAGGGAGGACATTATACAAACATGTTCGTGTACGAGTTTATGGCTGGTATTGTGGATACCATCGCTGGCGACGAGGAGGACTTTGACCCTCATTTACATCGGAAAGTTGACAAACCTACTTC TTACTCGGATACTATGATACATTTGCTGAAGGGCAGTATCGGCGCCGGCGTATTAGCAATGCCCAACGCTTTCTCTCGCATGGGAGTGTTTGGTGGTATCGCTGGTATAATTATTGTTGGCATATTTGCTATCGCCAGCATACAGTTACTT ATTGCTACACAATATACACTTTGCAAGAGGCATCGTCGTGGGTATATTGCGTATCCCAGGTCTATGTTCATGGCGCTCCAAGATGGACCAGCGTGGCTGCGATGGGCTTCTTCACCCCTCTACTACTTTGTAGACTTTGTACTCATCATGTGGCAACTTGGTATTTGCTGCATTTACTGCGTTTTTGTCGCTGAAAATGTGAAACAG GTATTCGACTATTATAATCAAGAGGTATCACTCAGAATCCATTTATGCTACCTTTTAATACCACTCACGATATTGGGTCTAGTGAAAGACCTGAAATTGATGACACCACTATCAACGTTAGCCAACGCTGTCACTATTCTAGGATTCTTGCTAGTGTTGTTCTACCTTGTTGAAGATGATGTGGTATTGGACAATGAGAAGATGAACCTAAAGTCGTTGGGAGATGTGCCAGTATTCTTAGGAATTGCATTATTTGCCCTCGAAGCCGTCGGTGTA GTATTAGCTTTGGAATATAATATGGAGCAGCCGAAAAGGTTCGTGGGACTGTGTGGGCTGTTTAATAGAGGAATGGTTATAATATTGTTGCTTTATATAGCGATGGGGGTCTTTGGATACCTCAAGTACGGCGACGACATTAAGGCTTCAATTACCCTTAATTTGCCCCAAGAACAAAA AAAAGCTCAAGCAGCCAAATTGACATTCGCACTCTCGATATTCCTATCATTTCCTCTACAAAACTTCGTTGCATATTCTATACTTTGGCGAAAAGTCAAGAAGAAATTTCGGGAGACAAACTCATCAAGACTAATAATTCTGGACTATATCTTAAGAATTCTGTTGGTTATTATACCGT GGTCAGTTGCTGTAATGGTGCCGCAGTTGGGTCCATTTATTGCGTTATTTGGCGCATTCTGCCTATCTTTGCTGTCTATGGTGTTCCCTGGGTTGATGGACGCCTGTGTGTGGTACCCAAACGAGTACGGCTTCTGTCAATACAAACTATTACGGGACGTCATAATCATCCTGGTCGGAATGGCTTGCCTCATCTCTGGCTGCTACACTAGTATCCTAGAGATAATTGAAGAGCTTTAA
- the LOC126979053 gene encoding proton-coupled amino acid transporter-like protein CG1139 isoform X2, whose product MSHTLNGKGGHYTNMFVYEFMAGIVDTIAGDEEDFDPHLHRKVDKPTSYSDTMIHLLKGSIGAGVLAMPNAFSRMGVFGGIAGIIIVGIFAIASIQLLIATQYTLCKRHRRGYIAYPRSMFMALQDGPAWLRWASSPLYYFVDFVLIMWQLGICCIYCVFVAENVKQVFDYYNQEVSLRIHLCYLLIPLTILGLVKDLKLMTPLSTLANAVTILGFLLVLFYLVEDDVVLDNEKMNLKSLGDVPVFLGIALFALEAVGVVLALEYNMEQPKRFVGLCGLFNRGMVIILLLYIAMGVFGYLKYGDDIKASITLNLPQEQKKAQAAKLTFALSIFLSFPLQNFVAYSILWRKVKKKFRETNSSRLIILDYILRILLVIIPWSVAVMVPQLGPFIALFGAFCLSLLSMVFPGLMDACVWYPNEYGFCQYKLLRDVIIILVGMACLISGCYTSILEIIEEL is encoded by the exons ATGTCACATACACTAAAT GGTAAGGGAGGACATTATACAAACATGTTCGTGTACGAGTTTATGGCTGGTATTGTGGATACCATCGCTGGCGACGAGGAGGACTTTGACCCTCATTTACATCGGAAAGTTGACAAACCTACTTC TTACTCGGATACTATGATACATTTGCTGAAGGGCAGTATCGGCGCCGGCGTATTAGCAATGCCCAACGCTTTCTCTCGCATGGGAGTGTTTGGTGGTATCGCTGGTATAATTATTGTTGGCATATTTGCTATCGCCAGCATACAGTTACTT ATTGCTACACAATATACACTTTGCAAGAGGCATCGTCGTGGGTATATTGCGTATCCCAGGTCTATGTTCATGGCGCTCCAAGATGGACCAGCGTGGCTGCGATGGGCTTCTTCACCCCTCTACTACTTTGTAGACTTTGTACTCATCATGTGGCAACTTGGTATTTGCTGCATTTACTGCGTTTTTGTCGCTGAAAATGTGAAACAG GTATTCGACTATTATAATCAAGAGGTATCACTCAGAATCCATTTATGCTACCTTTTAATACCACTCACGATATTGGGTCTAGTGAAAGACCTGAAATTGATGACACCACTATCAACGTTAGCCAACGCTGTCACTATTCTAGGATTCTTGCTAGTGTTGTTCTACCTTGTTGAAGATGATGTGGTATTGGACAATGAGAAGATGAACCTAAAGTCGTTGGGAGATGTGCCAGTATTCTTAGGAATTGCATTATTTGCCCTCGAAGCCGTCGGTGTA GTATTAGCTTTGGAATATAATATGGAGCAGCCGAAAAGGTTCGTGGGACTGTGTGGGCTGTTTAATAGAGGAATGGTTATAATATTGTTGCTTTATATAGCGATGGGGGTCTTTGGATACCTCAAGTACGGCGACGACATTAAGGCTTCAATTACCCTTAATTTGCCCCAAGAACAAAA AAAAGCTCAAGCAGCCAAATTGACATTCGCACTCTCGATATTCCTATCATTTCCTCTACAAAACTTCGTTGCATATTCTATACTTTGGCGAAAAGTCAAGAAGAAATTTCGGGAGACAAACTCATCAAGACTAATAATTCTGGACTATATCTTAAGAATTCTGTTGGTTATTATACCGT GGTCAGTTGCTGTAATGGTGCCGCAGTTGGGTCCATTTATTGCGTTATTTGGCGCATTCTGCCTATCTTTGCTGTCTATGGTGTTCCCTGGGTTGATGGACGCCTGTGTGTGGTACCCAAACGAGTACGGCTTCTGTCAATACAAACTATTACGGGACGTCATAATCATCCTGGTCGGAATGGCTTGCCTCATCTCTGGCTGCTACACTAGTATCCTAGAGATAATTGAAGAGCTTTAA